The bacterium DNA window ATAAAACATCACTTTTCAATAAAATTTCTAATCAGCTCAAGTGCTCGTGTCAGTCTGGACTCATTTTCAACTAAGGCAAAGCGCGCATAGTCTCGCGCTGCTGGGTCAAATCCAAGTCCTGGACAAATTGCGACGGCATTTGATTCAAGTAACATCCGTGCGAATTCAGCGCTGCCCTGTTCGCGGAATTTTTGAGGAATTTTTGCCCAGACTAAAAGCCCAGCATGCGCAGGAGTAACTTCGAACCCAAGCTCACTCAAACCACTCACTAGTAAGTCGCGACGCGATTGATAAACGTTTTGAATTTCCTTTGCATATTGATCACGGTCTGCAAGGGTTTCGATTGCAGCGATCTGCAAGGGTTGAAAAATTCCAAAATCAACATAACTCTTCATGCGCTTTAAGGCACTGACTAGCTGCGCATTCCCTACACCAAAACCGACACGCCAACCCGGTGAAGAATAGGATTTTGAGAGTGAGCAAAATTCAATTGCACATTCCTTTGCACGTGGCACACTGAGTAGACTGGGTAATTGATAATTCAAGCCTAAGCCTGCATAGGCAAAGTCATGGATCAGGATTAAATTATTGTGAACAGCAAAATCAACCAGTCTTTCAAAGAATTCATGATCGACCACTGTCGTTGTCGGATTGTGCGGAAAACTTAAAATCATTGCGCGCGGTCGCGGCCAAGTCTGTAAAATACTATGCTCTAATGCTGCAAAAAACTGGTCCCCTTCAGCGCTTTTGCCGGCAAGTATGCCTGAAGCTGCTATAGGTAAATCCAAGCCGATAAAATTCCCTCCCGCCAGAAAAACCCCGGCGCGATGCACCGGATATGCTGGGGTTGGCACGATCACGTTATCCCCTGTCTGCAGAGTAGTCATCAAGAGATGACTAATGCCTTCCTTAATCCCAAAAGTAACAACAACTTCATGTGCTGCTGAAATTGCGACATCAAACTTAGCTTGATACCACTCGGCAACCGCCTCACGCAGTTTCTGAATTCCTTGTGAAGATGAATAACGATGATTTTGTGGCCGCAGACTTGCTTGCACAAGCTTATCAAGTGCGCGTTGCGGCGGTGCCAAATCAATATTGACTTGGCTTAAGTCTAAAACATCAACCCCGCGTAGACGCAAAGCTTGCACTTCTTCGGCAATTCGCCCGAGTGGGTACGGCGGCAGTTCATCAATACGGAGCTTAATTGCCTGCGTCATTCTACCACCTGCGTTGCCGCAAAGTTAGGATCTAACTGCTGATCGGCATGATAGCTGCTACGCACCAGGGGTCCGATTGCAACATGCTTAAAGCCTTTTGCTTTTGCCAGTTTTTCATAATCAGAGAATTCTTCAGGGCTTAAATAGCGGGAAACGGGTAGGTGCTCCCGTGTCGGTTGTAAATACTGCCCAGCGGTAAAGCTTTGGACCTGATGCTGCTTACAATCTTCCATTAATGCAGCGACCTCGCTTTGCTCTTCCCCTAGACCAAGCATGATTCCAGTCTTAGCAATCACCCCTGGAGCATAGGTCGAAACTACTTGCAATAATTTTAGTGAACGTTGATAGCTTGCGCCTGGTCGCACACGGCGATAGAGTCGCGGCACGGTTTCTAAGTTATGATTTAAAACGTCCGGTCTGGCATCGAGGATTTGTCGCAGCGCGTCAAGATTTCCACGTAAGTCAGGAATGAGGACTTCGACTGTCGCTTGCGGAAGCTCGGTGCGTAGCGCACGAATCGTTTCCACAAAACCTTGCGCCCCACCGTCAGCTAAGTCATCGCGCGCAACAGAAGTAACGACAACGTGCTTTAATCCCAGGGTTTGTGCGGCAGCTGCTACGCGCTGGCCTTCGCTACGAAACTCCTCGGGTTGCATCTCTGGCCGACCTGTGGTGACAGCACAAAATCTACAGCCGCGCGTGCAGATGTCACCCAGGATCATGAAAGTGGCTGTGCCGCGTGAAAAGCAATCGGAAATATTGGGGCAACGCGCCTCTTCGCAAACGGTGTTAAGCGTAATTGTGCGCAATAGTTTTTTTACGTCACGTGTGGCTGCGTTTGATCCCGGTGGACGTTTGAGCCATTCAGGCAACGAGACTTGTGGGGCTTGCGGCGAAGAACTATCAGCTAGCACTTTTTCCAAGGTTCAAATTCACTCGATAGCTATTCAACAACAGGACATAAGAGCGACTGAAAATCAATTGCGCGACGCACATCTCCAGTGATTTTAGTTTTCTGCGAGAGAATCGCCAGTTGGGGATTAAGTTCACCATTGACAATCTGGAGAAAATCGCGATTTTGCATACTCAAAATCACTTCAGCTTCTTCGCGCCGATTTACGACGTCCAACTGTTGGCCAACATTTAAGGTCCAAATCCCGCCTTGATTGCCTTTCAATTCGATGCGGTAACTACCTTTTAAAGCCTCGCGCAAAGTGTCTGACAAAACGTCGAAGCGATATAAAATTTCGGATTGAAAAAATTCTTTTGTGCTCTCGACTTTTGATTGCCAAGGCAAACATGATTTTTCGTCTTCTTCGAGTGGTTCACCGCGCTCAAGGTCAAATATTTCCTGCGCAAAAGGATCTTCTTCTCCTTCGCTAACAGTTTCACCTTCGATTGGTTCTTCGCTAGAAACGGCTTCATCGCCGGCAGTAACGCCTTGCTTGCTTAATTGTGCTGGTGGTTGAATCAGGCGCGAGCGTGGCGGTAAAGATTCTGCCTCGTCATCATCTTGGTCAAACTCCGTGCTTGCCCCGGACAACTCACGGTTATCGACAATCTCTTCGCCTTCAATGCTCGGCCCATCGGTATAAAGTTCGCCTTCGTTAGTATCTGACTTTGAAACAAACGAACGGAGCCAATTTTTCGAAATTATTGCAGCTATCATATCCTTGAAACTTTATGTATAATATAAGCAGTCTATTTATATGCCCGATTCAATCACAGTACCAGCATGGCACCGAAAAGTCGTAGCCGTTACAGGCTCGATCGGGAGTGGTAAGTCTAGCGTAACTAAACTGTTTCGTGAATTAGGCGCCTATACTCTAGCATCTGATGACCTGGCTCGGCGAGTGGTTGCAGCAAATGGTCAGGCATTAAAGAAAATATCCGAGACTTTTGGTGCGGGTTTAATTTCCAAAGACGGTGTTCTTGATCGCCAAGCGCTCGGGAAAATTGTCTTTTTGGACCCGGCTGCCTTAAAAAAACTTGAGGCAATTACTCATCCCGTGATTCGCGCTCTTGCTGACGAAGAATTTACGGAGGCATTTAAAAATCCATATCCACTTTTCGTCTATGATGTGCCACTTTTATTTGAAGCAGGCTTAGCTGTGCTCGATAAAAGAGATCGCCAAAATAATGGATTTAAAAAAATAATTGTCGTTTATGCCGATCGTCAAACCTGCATTCGGAGATTAGTCGAGCAGCGTGGCATGTCCCTAGCAGAAGCTGAACAAAGAATCGCGGCACAACTGCCAATCGAAGAAAAAATCAAGTATGCTGATATTGTGATCGACAATAGTGGCACATTAGACGAATTGAAATTTAAGGTTTTGGAAATTTTCAAGGAGCTGACTACCCATGCGTAGAATTGGTGTATTACTTTCTGGACGTGGATCGAATTTCGAGGCCCTCGCCCGTGTGCTTAAATCGAGGCAACTACCAGCCGAGGTCGTAATTGTCATTTCCGACAAAGCCGACGCACGGGGTATTGCTATTGCCAAGGCGTTAAATATCCCCACAGAAATCATCGAACGATCTCCAACTGAAGATAAGACTACTCACTCTAAACGCATTCAAACTGCGCTTGAGGCGAAAAACTTAGACCTGATTGTGATGGCCGGATTTATGCGCATTCTTTCCTCTGAGTTCGTGAGCGCCTTTAGCGGGAAAATCATCAACATCCATCCTTCGCTACTACCAGCTTTTAAGGGACTCAATGCTCAACAGCAAGCTTATGATGCAGGTGTTTGCTTTTCAGGTTGCACGGTCCACTACGTGACGGCGGAATTAGATGGTGGACCGATTATTGCGCAATCGGTCGTGCCGGTTTTAGCTACTGATACTGTGGAAAAATTAACTGCGCGCATTCTCAAAGAGGAGCATCGATTACTACCTGCAGTTGTTGCGCAGATTGCCTTAGGGAATGTGCGTATGGAAACGGAATTTGGTCGCTCCTTTGTGCAATGGAAATCGACTTCCTGGCTAAGTTCCGGCGAATGGTCGTCATCGAGTATTCGGCTAGCCTAAGACATCACTTAATACCACCTCTTAGGCTCAGGCTTGAACTCATCCTTCACCTTTCAACCTCCTTATGATCATCACGCGGAGCATTGCTGCGCCAGTGTAGTAAAACATGGCAATTTCTTTGCGCAACACGTCATTAAAGAAGTGGCAAAGAGGAGTATTGCTAAACCTTTTTGCCAATGCGGCGAGTCAATGCTCAAATGATCAAATACTCCTCGCCGAGTTGCTCTTTTAGACGCTCGACGATGACTGCAAGAGTTTTTGTAGCAACAACAGAGAGTTCCCCGTCATAGTTAGCAATCACGTCGGGGAGTCCAAGAGCTCGCAACGCCTTGCTAATTTCTGTCTTGTTTTTGCTGCCCAATGCTGCGTGAAGCTTAGTTGCGGCATCAACTTGCACAATCCGCCGAAAAGTCGCCTCAGCATCTTTAAGCGTTTGCCAATCGGCAGCTGTCAGATCTCTTTCCAAGGAGCCAGTTAGCGTTTTCGTGCAGTAGTACCAGCGCGGGTCTTCGGGCACGAGGCTAACGACTTTGGTGCCGTTGAGTTGCGCAACTGTTAGCCCCCCAGTCGCGATCGCGACTTGAAATGCTAGCACCGTAGTGATGATGATTTTTTGGGATTTTGTTTTGTTTTCTGCCATAAGTTGCTCCAACTGTGGCTGCATTGATGTGCGTCTATCAATCCAGCCACAGTTACTAGCTACTGCAATAAAACCTCAAAATACTCCTCTACCCTGGCATTCTAATACTCAAATCGAGCAATATTTTCAACCGATCTGGCGCTCTCCACGGGAGGTCACGTTTCCTGGCACTTAGCCCATAACAATACTTGGATAAAATTTAATATGGGTAGTTGGTTTTGACGCATCTCCATTAGGGGCATTTTTGATCAGTGCCTGCTTGTGGAGGTGTGAAAGTAATCTGGTTTTATTGGTTTTGATATTCATGCGCTGAATTTTCAATTGATCATCAAGTATCGACTAGGGATTTTTGAGCAGCTGATTAGCAGTTTAAAAATCCCTGGGAGGATAAATGACAATGAAACTCATTCTTAACTTCAGCGCTCTGATGAGCGCCATCAACGAGCACGGCATTGCCGCGCTTGGTCTCGGCAATGCGCTTTACGCGCTCATGTGGACAGAGGAAATCGCGAAGCGACACGCTCGGAAAATCTGCCCGCAGTTCCTTCCTGTGCTTGAGAAAGCAATCGCAGAAGGACGAGTCGCGTTTAAGGACTCGAGTAAAGACAAGATGACCTTTGCCAAGGTCTCTGACTTGCTGACTAGAAACAGATGCAAACCGCTTTCTTCAACTGAAGGAGGGTACGGGTTTTACCAAGTGCATCAGCGCTGCGTAGATCCTCGGATCGAAGTCACAAGCTCGTTTCAAAAGAAACCACTACGTAAGGCTGCGTAGCGGCGTGGAACGACTTGAAAGGGTGCATGAATTCTCCTCCAAACTGTGCCCATTCGCGCAGTCCAGGTTTTGAATACTTTCACCCTTCTCTTTCGTTCCAAGCATTCTAAATTTCTAACGCTCTTAAAACATTCGCTAATTTTCATCGAGGCACACATGTATTCTTTTTTGCACTATCATTTTACGTACAATCATCATAATAAAATAGCTTTAAAGCAGTATCAAAGTAGTATCAATGCGGCGTCCCATATGAACTTCTCCATAAATTTTTCTTTTCATAAAAGATTCACACTAGAAATTTCAATTCTTTGCCTTGCGTTATGCCTCTTTGCAGCTAGCCCGTGCCTGGCGCAAAGCCTGCCGCAGCAGCCGATCAAACAAATTGAAGACCCGATTGACCCGAAAGAAAAGAAATGTGACGGCTCATGGAACCCAAATACGGGCTGGGTGCCAAGCTGCATCGTTAACGGTCGCGGCGCCACTTGCACAAAAGTTTCAGATTGCTCTAAGAAAGAAAAAGGTTGCGAACAGGCTAGTTGCGTAGCTGGAGGGAGTGGCTCAGCTTGTTTTGAGAATAAGGATTGCCAGACCTGGGCTTGCGCTGGCCCTGAGGGGCAACAAGCTTGCACAGCTGGCGCGGATGGAACAGTCTGTAGGCCCGGCGAAGACTGCAACCGGGGGCTACGCTGCTCGATTTACTCTTCATATCCGAATTGCGTTTTGGGCGGCTATGGAGAAGATTGTGCGATATCCGCAAATTGCTCGTCAAGGGTGTGTCGTGAGGATCCTAGCACTCAAGTCAGATCATGTGTTTACGATAATGAAAGTAGTAGTGAGCAACCCTGTCAATCTCATGCGGATTGTCGAACTAACGAACTAAGATGCGTGCAAGCAAATTTATGTTTTCCATCAGAAGATGGTGAAGGCATACCGTGTTCAGCTCTCGGCGAAGACCCTGCGTGCGGGAAAAGGTATTGTTCAAAGTCTGGTGGCAATTACTTCTGCACGGCTTCGCCTGAGGCAACGACGCGAATTGAATGCACAAAGAACGAAGATTGCAAATCGCTTGAAGAGGGCAAAAAATGCACTTGGATTCCTCCGACAGATCGAGCCGCAGGTTATTTTACATGTGAAAAAAATGGCAACGGCGAGGAATGCAATAATGCAGCTGATTGTGGTGACCCCAAGGAAAAGCGCTGTCAGTTTGTGCCGAGTAGAAGTGGTGGTTCCGTGCAGTGTATTCCTGGCGGGGAGATCAGTAATCCAAAATGCACTTCGAGTTGTCCGCAAAAAGTCTGTAGCAATGAGGGGACCTGCGTAAAGAATCAAGGCCAGGGTGGCGCTCCCTGCGCTGACAATAATAGCTGCTTTCACTATGGTTGCGAGGCAAATCCAACTGGCGGAGGACAAATCTGCATTAAAATTAATTCTCCAGGCTTAAATGCGTGCTGGGATGCTAAAGGCAATCCGCTTTGCGATGTGAGCGCGATCGGGGTCGGCAACGAAGAAGCTATGCAACTGCTGGCGCTTAATTCTCGACCAGTTAGCAATGAAGAAGTTGGCATCAAGTCTTTAAACATTCATGATATAAATCCGCTAAAAAAGATCTCGGCAAATGTCTTAAGCAGTTTCGTTAGCTCTCTCTATGGCCATGGCGTAACTGGGCCAGACAGCGCAAGTGATCTGGTGATTAGCTTTAACGATGCAAATTGTGGAATGTCGGGGAAACTTTCGCGTGAAGCGTTGCCGGAGCTTTATGAATTAGCTGAGGCGGGGAAAATCAAAGTAATTTTTGTACCTTATCCTTTAATTCCCAAGGCAGCAGAAATCAAAATCTCCGAAGCTTTCTACTGTGCGGCAGAACAAGGCAAACTTGTAACTTACATTTCAGCTCATTATGGCCAGAAAAAGGAAATTGTCCCTGACGATTTAAGCTTGATTGGGAAGCTTGCTGGGCTTAATTCTGCAAACTTCAGCATGTGTCTAGCTAGTGGTCGCTATGCTGCTCGAATTCAGCAAAATATCAAATTCGGTGTCAAATTCGGAGTTAGAGGGACTCCCAGTAATTTTCTTCTAAGAAATGGCCGTGTTTATGATCTTTCCGGGGCCCGCCCAGCCAGCCACTTTCAATCGGTACTGGAGATAAATAAAACCCCTGAAAGCAGTGTGTCTATTGAACGCGCCTCCGAAAAAAGCCAGCAGTATTAACCGCCTACTTCGCCTACTTTGGTATGGGGTTAGCCCCTCCTCTGGTATCGGGTTACTTTTTCCATTCTGGCCTAAGCTTCCGGAGCCGAACCTTGCCCTTCCGCTATAGCCCCCCCCAGCCGACCCTCTGGTCTGGTATGGGGTTAGTATATTTTTCACATAACGCAACAGCAGGGTGAATCTGGCCGAAAATATTAGGTAACAATTTATCTAGAGCAGGAGGGCCAGATATGCCAAAAAATCCAAAATGTTTCTTTAATAACACAGTAGTAGAATTCTGCAGCAGCATTCAAGAGGGGCTACCCTTATCAGTAGCTCCATATTTGGCTGTAATCATTGAAGGAATTTTAGCAGCTGCAGCTACCCAATGTCCTGTTACAATTTGCCACTATCTATTTATGGGAAATCATTTTCACATGATAGTTGTTGTGCAAAACCCCGCTGATATTCCAAGATTCATGCGCTATGTTAAGTGCGAACTTGGTCACGCGATCAATAGACTCTTAGGACGCAATCAACGAAGCGTTTGGGTTTCTGGATATGATTCCGTAATCGTCCTTGACCCAGTAAAGGCCATAGAAAGAATTGCTTATTTATATCTAAACCCAGTCAGTGCAGACCTTGTCGACAAAACTTCAGAATACCCTGGGGTTTCAAGTTACCAAGCGTTACTCAGTGGAGGTTTGACAAAAACTTGCAAGAAAGTATCCAGAGATGACATCCCTAAAATACCTGCCGCACAATTGAGCTTAGAAGCACAACAAGAACTTGCCAACTCTCTTTTAGAGAACAAAGGACAAGACTACACTTTAACTGTCTGCCCGTGGGCATTTCTCTCCTGCTTTAATCAAGCTCAAAGCTCAGAGATTAAGCATTATAAGCAGGAACTGCTAAAAATAATCAAAGACCGTGAACATGGGTTAAGAATCAAACGTAAGGGGCCTGTGTTTGGCGCTCATGCCTTAAAGTTAAACCATCCAAAACACGCATACAATTCTAAGCGTTCCGGTTTAAAAATGATTTGTATGTCCTGTGATGTCGAACTTAGGAAAACTTTTATTTCTTGGTTCAAGGGACAAGCCGACCTAGCCAGAAGTGCCTTTAGCGCCTGGAAGTCTGGGAACTTTCAGTTGAAGCCACCGCCAGGATTTTTCGCACCTGGAGGTTCTCTACTTGCTAGTGCCTTATTGCCTCTGGCCTTAGCTTAGTTTAGTTACTTTTTTAGACTCTATTCATAGAAGCATTGCGCTTCATCACTAGAGCTTTATTTGAATTTTGATATTTTCTCAGACTTCTGTCCTCAGTAGG harbors:
- a CDS encoding transposase — encoded protein: MPKNPKCFFNNTVVEFCSSIQEGLPLSVAPYLAVIIEGILAAAATQCPVTICHYLFMGNHFHMIVVVQNPADIPRFMRYVKCELGHAINRLLGRNQRSVWVSGYDSVIVLDPVKAIERIAYLYLNPVSADLVDKTSEYPGVSSYQALLSGGLTKTCKKVSRDDIPKIPAAQLSLEAQQELANSLLENKGQDYTLTVCPWAFLSCFNQAQSSEIKHYKQELLKIIKDREHGLRIKRKGPVFGAHALKLNHPKHAYNSKRSGLKMICMSCDVELRKTFISWFKGQADLARSAFSAWKSGNFQLKPPPGFFAPGGSLLASALLPLALA
- a CDS encoding dephospho-CoA kinase, with the protein product MPDSITVPAWHRKVVAVTGSIGSGKSSVTKLFRELGAYTLASDDLARRVVAANGQALKKISETFGAGLISKDGVLDRQALGKIVFLDPAALKKLEAITHPVIRALADEEFTEAFKNPYPLFVYDVPLLFEAGLAVLDKRDRQNNGFKKIIVVYADRQTCIRRLVEQRGMSLAEAEQRIAAQLPIEEKIKYADIVIDNSGTLDELKFKVLEIFKELTTHA
- a CDS encoding SCP2 sterol-binding domain-containing protein; the protein is MIAAIISKNWLRSFVSKSDTNEGELYTDGPSIEGEEIVDNRELSGASTEFDQDDDEAESLPPRSRLIQPPAQLSKQGVTAGDEAVSSEEPIEGETVSEGEEDPFAQEIFDLERGEPLEEDEKSCLPWQSKVESTKEFFQSEILYRFDVLSDTLREALKGSYRIELKGNQGGIWTLNVGQQLDVVNRREEAEVILSMQNRDFLQIVNGELNPQLAILSQKTKITGDVRRAIDFQSLLCPVVE
- a CDS encoding DsbA family protein, with translation MNFSINFSFHKRFTLEISILCLALCLFAASPCLAQSLPQQPIKQIEDPIDPKEKKCDGSWNPNTGWVPSCIVNGRGATCTKVSDCSKKEKGCEQASCVAGGSGSACFENKDCQTWACAGPEGQQACTAGADGTVCRPGEDCNRGLRCSIYSSYPNCVLGGYGEDCAISANCSSRVCREDPSTQVRSCVYDNESSSEQPCQSHADCRTNELRCVQANLCFPSEDGEGIPCSALGEDPACGKRYCSKSGGNYFCTASPEATTRIECTKNEDCKSLEEGKKCTWIPPTDRAAGYFTCEKNGNGEECNNAADCGDPKEKRCQFVPSRSGGSVQCIPGGEISNPKCTSSCPQKVCSNEGTCVKNQGQGGAPCADNNSCFHYGCEANPTGGGQICIKINSPGLNACWDAKGNPLCDVSAIGVGNEEAMQLLALNSRPVSNEEVGIKSLNIHDINPLKKISANVLSSFVSSLYGHGVTGPDSASDLVISFNDANCGMSGKLSREALPELYELAEAGKIKVIFVPYPLIPKAAEIKISEAFYCAAEQGKLVTYISAHYGQKKEIVPDDLSLIGKLAGLNSANFSMCLASGRYAARIQQNIKFGVKFGVRGTPSNFLLRNGRVYDLSGARPASHFQSVLEINKTPESSVSIERASEKSQQY
- a CDS encoding aminotransferase class I/II-fold pyridoxal phosphate-dependent enzyme; the protein is MTQAIKLRIDELPPYPLGRIAEEVQALRLRGVDVLDLSQVNIDLAPPQRALDKLVQASLRPQNHRYSSSQGIQKLREAVAEWYQAKFDVAISAAHEVVVTFGIKEGISHLLMTTLQTGDNVIVPTPAYPVHRAGVFLAGGNFIGLDLPIAASGILAGKSAEGDQFFAALEHSILQTWPRPRAMILSFPHNPTTTVVDHEFFERLVDFAVHNNLILIHDFAYAGLGLNYQLPSLLSVPRAKECAIEFCSLSKSYSSPGWRVGFGVGNAQLVSALKRMKSYVDFGIFQPLQIAAIETLADRDQYAKEIQNVYQSRRDLLVSGLSELGFEVTPAHAGLLVWAKIPQKFREQGSAEFARMLLESNAVAICPGLGFDPAARDYARFALVENESRLTRALELIRNFIEK
- a CDS encoding phosphoribosylglycinamide formyltransferase, which gives rise to MRRIGVLLSGRGSNFEALARVLKSRQLPAEVVIVISDKADARGIAIAKALNIPTEIIERSPTEDKTTHSKRIQTALEAKNLDLIVMAGFMRILSSEFVSAFSGKIINIHPSLLPAFKGLNAQQQAYDAGVCFSGCTVHYVTAELDGGPIIAQSVVPVLATDTVEKLTARILKEEHRLLPAVVAQIALGNVRMETEFGRSFVQWKSTSWLSSGEWSSSSIRLA
- the lipA gene encoding lipoyl synthase, whose translation is MLADSSSPQAPQVSLPEWLKRPPGSNAATRDVKKLLRTITLNTVCEEARCPNISDCFSRGTATFMILGDICTRGCRFCAVTTGRPEMQPEEFRSEGQRVAAAAQTLGLKHVVVTSVARDDLADGGAQGFVETIRALRTELPQATVEVLIPDLRGNLDALRQILDARPDVLNHNLETVPRLYRRVRPGASYQRSLKLLQVVSTYAPGVIAKTGIMLGLGEEQSEVAALMEDCKQHQVQSFTAGQYLQPTREHLPVSRYLSPEEFSDYEKLAKAKGFKHVAIGPLVRSSYHADQQLDPNFAATQVVE